From Thiomicrospira sp. XS5, one genomic window encodes:
- a CDS encoding HAD family phosphatase produces MALAIFDLDHTLINGDSDYLWGKFLVEKGVVDKTYYQTQNDQFYEDYKNGTLDIMAYQRFSLDPLSKHDMATLNAWHNEFMESFIRPIYQLKAQSLVDEHRAKGDTLLIITATNSFVTRPIAELYGIENLIGTDPEMKDNRYTGEVAGTPSFQGGKVTRLNEWLICNHHDLSGSYFYSDSQNDIPLLDIVENPVAVDCDATLATYAQERNWPIISLKDK; encoded by the coding sequence ATGGCTTTAGCAATCTTTGACTTGGATCACACGCTCATCAATGGCGACAGCGACTACCTTTGGGGGAAATTTCTCGTCGAAAAAGGCGTCGTGGATAAAACCTATTATCAAACCCAAAACGACCAATTCTACGAAGATTATAAAAACGGTACGCTCGACATTATGGCTTATCAGCGTTTTTCGCTCGATCCTCTGTCGAAACACGACATGGCGACCCTAAATGCCTGGCATAACGAGTTCATGGAAAGCTTTATCCGTCCGATTTACCAGCTTAAAGCGCAATCTTTGGTGGACGAACACCGCGCCAAAGGCGATACACTGCTGATCATTACCGCCACCAACAGTTTCGTCACTCGTCCGATCGCCGAACTTTACGGCATTGAAAACCTGATCGGCACCGACCCGGAAATGAAAGACAACCGCTACACAGGTGAAGTGGCGGGCACACCGTCTTTCCAAGGGGGCAAAGTCACCCGTTTGAATGAATGGCTGATTTGCAACCACCATGACTTATCCGGCAGTTACTTTTACTCCGATTCACAGAACGACATTCCCCTGCTGGACATCGTGGAAAACCCGGTGGCCGTGGATTGCGACGCGACATTGGCCACTTATGCGCAAGAGCGCAACTGGCCCATTATCAGTTTAAAAGACAAATAA
- the aceF gene encoding dihydrolipoyllysine-residue acetyltransferase: MRFAHGEPNPKRNKKMATQQINIPDIGDFDSVEVIEVLVAEGDVVAVDDSLVTLESDKATMEIPSPVSGKVTKVTVKVGDSVAEGDYILDIEADKAAAEEAPKAETKKEEPVQEAPKEAPKAAAPAEKPAPQETKAPAPNVPPVPKPVNAQSMGAAYHASPSVRAFARKLGVDLNAVTGTGPKGRIQQNDVEAMIKSVMQGSAAASGQPQGGAGIPAVPEIDFSQFGETETVELGRIKKISGKFLQTSWLNVPHVTQFDESDITEMDAFRKSMKAQAEKAGVKLTPLVFVMKAVVKALQEFPNFNASLSPDGQSIIKKHYYNIGVAVDTPNGLVVPVVRDVDQKGIFDLSKDLMELSAKARDGKLTPADMSGGCFTISSLGGIGGTQFTPIVNAPEVAIMGLSKAKMQPVWNGAEFEPRLVMPFSVSYDHRVIDGAEGVRFTTTVGQYLTDLRQLIL; the protein is encoded by the coding sequence ATTCGGTTCGCCCACGGCGAGCCGAATCCAAAAAGGAATAAAAAAATGGCTACACAGCAAATTAATATCCCGGATATAGGTGATTTTGATTCCGTCGAAGTCATCGAAGTATTGGTTGCCGAAGGGGATGTGGTCGCGGTGGACGATTCTCTGGTAACGTTGGAATCGGACAAAGCCACCATGGAAATCCCATCTCCAGTCAGTGGTAAAGTGACCAAAGTCACGGTCAAAGTGGGTGACAGTGTCGCGGAAGGCGATTACATTCTAGACATCGAAGCCGACAAAGCGGCGGCGGAAGAAGCACCGAAAGCCGAAACGAAAAAAGAAGAACCTGTTCAAGAAGCGCCTAAAGAGGCTCCAAAAGCCGCCGCACCGGCGGAAAAGCCAGCGCCACAAGAAACCAAAGCACCAGCGCCTAATGTGCCGCCTGTGCCGAAGCCGGTCAATGCTCAGTCCATGGGCGCGGCTTATCACGCGTCGCCATCGGTGCGTGCTTTCGCGCGTAAATTGGGCGTGGACCTGAATGCCGTCACCGGCACCGGGCCAAAAGGACGCATCCAGCAAAACGACGTCGAAGCCATGATCAAATCGGTCATGCAAGGTTCGGCCGCGGCTTCCGGCCAGCCACAAGGCGGCGCGGGCATTCCAGCCGTTCCGGAAATCGATTTCAGCCAATTCGGTGAAACCGAAACCGTCGAACTGGGTCGCATCAAGAAAATCTCCGGTAAGTTCCTGCAAACCTCTTGGTTGAATGTGCCGCACGTCACGCAGTTTGACGAAAGCGACATCACCGAGATGGATGCTTTCCGTAAGAGCATGAAAGCCCAGGCCGAAAAAGCCGGAGTCAAATTGACGCCGCTGGTGTTCGTCATGAAAGCCGTGGTCAAAGCCTTGCAGGAGTTCCCGAACTTCAACGCCTCCTTGTCGCCGGACGGTCAATCCATTATCAAGAAGCATTACTACAACATCGGTGTCGCGGTCGATACGCCGAACGGCTTGGTCGTTCCAGTCGTGCGCGATGTCGATCAAAAAGGCATCTTCGATTTGTCCAAAGACCTGATGGAACTGTCCGCCAAAGCGCGTGACGGCAAACTGACCCCGGCGGATATGTCCGGCGGCTGTTTCACCATCTCCAGCTTGGGCGGCATCGGCGGCACGCAATTCACGCCAATCGTCAATGCACCGGAAGTCGCCATCATGGGCTTGTCCAAAGCCAAGATGCAACCGGTCTGGAACGGCGCAGAATTTGAACCGCGTTTGGTGATGCCATTCAGCGTGTCTTACGACCACCGCGTTATCGACGGGGCGGAAGGCGTGCGCTTCACCACCACCGTTGGTCAATACCTGACCGATCTACGCCAGCTGATTCTGTAA
- a CDS encoding sensor histidine kinase: MVEQNKLKEQLVALLESDEFNHDKLISLSHQIAELDKNSVRFSIDAGVIDRLGQELVARQETAVSELVKNAYDADATKVTLTFVDSDKVGGVLIIEDDGDGMTREELINGFMRISSTSKIHEPISRRYSRKRAGQKGIGRFAVQRLGERLVINSQVKEVDTALKVEINWNEYKQDMSLLSISNKLTECEKSKSHGTTLVISGLRDKWTTAAIKRVYRYTSNILQPFPLSKVSDNPEDKVDPGFKAVFSKVEGTSETVVADDSKMIFDNAVAVIEGYIDKSGIGIYTIDSDKIDLNEVGEIGNDPDDSSIPFSELKNIRFRAYYFLYGLGYIPKSQETVIRSLARKEGGIRLYRNGFRVLPYAEPGDDWLKLDESVGKRSILAPHGNNNFFGFVEMIDKDNQYNETSSREGLISNEAFRQMQNFIYRTLITGVVKVANVRKSKITSGQVRDDSGQWESIEVRVKNIALSLEELDKELEREAGGVEARKRRKRKVKKVQKEIKEVYEIQQIEYKKLLQERSMLRVLSSVGLTVSQFIHEIKYYMDNIQSDIRFVLGALECDSTLFKRMSILENNFNTFQTYTSYFNDVVSQNVVREVQPLNMKVVIDKFINAIKYDAEKSGIEVLEPKYNKLRLITKPMHPSEWSSILFNFYTNSKKAIKRANVNGEILIECGEEDGSIYLEFSDNGDGIAKENEEKVFDEFYTTTSPINFDDLDTNNEVLGSGLGLKIVKDIVKSYRGAIAVVSPKGEFSTCIRIDIQKASEKDLENYGL; the protein is encoded by the coding sequence ATGGTTGAACAGAATAAACTCAAGGAACAGCTGGTTGCCTTATTAGAATCCGATGAATTTAACCATGATAAGTTAATTTCGCTTTCGCACCAAATTGCTGAATTAGATAAAAATTCTGTTCGGTTTTCAATTGATGCTGGTGTTATAGATCGTTTGGGTCAGGAGTTAGTTGCACGACAGGAAACAGCGGTTTCTGAACTTGTAAAAAATGCATATGATGCTGATGCAACTAAAGTCACATTAACGTTTGTAGATTCTGACAAGGTCGGAGGTGTTCTTATTATCGAAGATGATGGGGATGGAATGACGAGAGAAGAGTTAATTAACGGTTTTATGAGAATATCTTCTACAAGTAAAATCCATGAACCTATTTCTAGACGATATTCGAGAAAAAGAGCTGGCCAAAAGGGCATAGGGCGTTTTGCAGTTCAAAGATTAGGAGAGAGGCTTGTTATTAATTCGCAGGTCAAAGAAGTGGATACAGCTTTAAAGGTCGAGATTAACTGGAATGAATATAAGCAAGATATGAGTTTATTGTCTATCTCAAATAAACTTACTGAATGTGAAAAGTCAAAATCACATGGTACAACATTGGTTATTTCAGGGTTACGTGACAAATGGACTACTGCGGCAATTAAAAGAGTTTACCGTTACACATCTAATATCCTTCAACCCTTTCCTCTTTCGAAGGTTTCGGATAATCCTGAAGATAAGGTTGATCCAGGCTTTAAAGCAGTATTTAGCAAGGTTGAAGGAACTTCAGAAACGGTTGTTGCTGACGATTCCAAGATGATTTTCGATAATGCTGTCGCAGTCATAGAAGGATATATAGACAAATCTGGGATTGGTATTTATACCATTGATAGTGACAAAATTGATTTAAATGAAGTTGGAGAAATTGGTAATGACCCTGATGACAGTTCGATTCCATTTTCAGAATTAAAGAATATAAGGTTCCGTGCATACTATTTTCTATATGGTCTAGGGTATATACCAAAATCACAAGAAACAGTAATTCGTTCTTTGGCCCGTAAAGAAGGTGGGATTAGGTTATATCGAAATGGATTTAGAGTATTACCATATGCTGAACCTGGTGATGATTGGTTAAAGCTTGATGAATCAGTTGGTAAAAGATCCATTCTTGCACCACATGGTAATAATAACTTTTTTGGTTTTGTTGAAATGATTGATAAAGATAATCAATACAATGAGACATCAAGCCGTGAAGGTTTGATTTCCAATGAAGCATTTAGACAGATGCAAAATTTTATTTATCGTACTCTTATTACAGGAGTGGTAAAAGTTGCAAATGTTAGAAAATCCAAAATTACTTCTGGTCAGGTTAGAGACGATTCAGGACAGTGGGAATCTATAGAGGTAAGAGTAAAAAATATTGCATTATCCTTAGAAGAACTAGATAAGGAGTTAGAGCGTGAGGCGGGTGGTGTAGAAGCACGTAAACGTAGGAAAAGAAAAGTTAAAAAAGTCCAAAAAGAAATTAAAGAAGTTTATGAAATTCAACAAATAGAATATAAAAAATTACTGCAAGAGCGTTCTATGTTGCGTGTTTTAAGTAGCGTTGGTTTAACCGTTTCTCAGTTTATCCATGAAATAAAATATTATATGGACAATATTCAAAGTGATATCCGATTTGTACTTGGCGCACTTGAATGTGATTCAACGTTATTTAAACGAATGTCAATTTTAGAGAATAATTTCAATACCTTTCAAACATACACATCTTATTTTAATGATGTAGTTTCACAAAATGTGGTTAGAGAAGTGCAACCTTTGAATATGAAGGTTGTTATTGATAAGTTTATAAATGCGATTAAATATGACGCTGAAAAATCTGGAATTGAAGTTTTGGAGCCCAAATATAATAAACTTAGACTAATAACGAAACCTATGCATCCTTCTGAATGGTCATCAATATTGTTCAATTTTTATACAAATTCTAAAAAAGCCATTAAAAGAGCTAATGTTAATGGCGAAATATTGATTGAGTGTGGAGAAGAGGATGGTTCAATATATTTAGAGTTTTCTGATAATGGTGATGGTATTGCAAAAGAGAATGAAGAGAAGGTTTTTGATGAGTTTTATACAACGACCTCTCCTATCAATTTTGATGATTTAGACACAAACAATGAAGTATTAGGCAGTGGTTTGGGTTTGAAGATTGTCAAAGACATCGTTAAGAGTTATAGAGGGGCCATAGCTGTTGTGTCGCCAAAAGGTGAGTTTTCAACTTGTATAAGAATTGATATTCAAAAAGCTTCTGAAAAGGATTTAGAAAATTATGGCCTTTAA
- a CDS encoding response regulator — MAFNILYIEDNDPATIKANLEETDIQVITHDPGDFEASIRKVTTNHIDLLLLDFTLSSKTAIYEAPTIAQTIRTKNSENHRDLPIILISSEQNITKYYKDYTSQDLFDFSISKEEFLKNPQKYKIRLSSLVNVYRQISNTVRESKSLLSLLNTPKDIEDKLNIRVKEFLDSEKCKQSTYIASDFILNHIVKPSGLLIGKDILAARLGISSESPGWCEVEEALVRYKYTGLFSDVYERWWSSGIEFWWKSFSPEHPSLKRLRSSERVSILKQSFNITGVVEAEKTQYSKSDSFWTICAKNYTPLDPIDGFEKNLNKEPWEDKEYFSLIGASEVDLKELKLIDRQRYLDATR, encoded by the coding sequence ATGGCCTTTAACATTTTATATATAGAAGATAACGATCCAGCAACTATAAAAGCTAATTTAGAGGAAACGGATATTCAGGTTATAACACATGACCCAGGAGACTTTGAAGCTTCTATAAGGAAGGTAACTACTAATCATATAGATTTGCTACTTTTAGATTTTACCTTATCGTCTAAAACGGCCATTTATGAAGCTCCAACTATTGCTCAAACTATTAGAACAAAAAACTCAGAAAATCATAGGGATTTACCTATCATCTTAATTTCGAGTGAACAAAATATCACGAAATACTATAAAGACTATACTAGTCAGGATTTGTTTGATTTTTCGATTTCGAAAGAGGAGTTTTTAAAGAATCCGCAAAAATACAAAATTCGTTTGAGTTCCTTGGTAAACGTGTATAGACAGATAAGTAATACAGTTAGAGAATCAAAATCATTGCTCTCATTATTAAACACTCCAAAAGATATTGAGGATAAATTAAATATCAGAGTTAAAGAATTTTTAGATTCTGAGAAGTGTAAACAAAGTACTTATATTGCCAGTGACTTTATCTTAAACCATATCGTTAAACCTTCAGGGTTGTTAATTGGCAAAGATATTCTTGCTGCCCGTTTGGGTATATCTTCTGAATCTCCTGGATGGTGTGAGGTGGAAGAAGCATTAGTTAGATATAAATACACAGGTTTATTTTCTGATGTCTACGAAAGGTGGTGGAGTAGTGGTATTGAGTTTTGGTGGAAAAGTTTTTCACCAGAACATCCTTCTTTGAAACGATTACGTTCAAGTGAAAGAGTGTCTATTTTAAAGCAGAGTTTTAATATAACTGGCGTAGTTGAAGCGGAAAAAACTCAATACTCAAAAAGTGATTCATTTTGGACTATTTGTGCTAAAAACTATACTCCTCTAGACCCGATTGATGGGTTTGAAAAAAATCTGAATAAGGAGCCTTGGGAAGATAAGGAATATTTTTCTTTGATTGGTGCGTCAGAGGTTGATTTAAAAGAATTGAAGTTAATTGATAGACAAAGATATTTAGATGCAACGAGATAA
- the aceE gene encoding pyruvate dehydrogenase (acetyl-transferring), homodimeric type: protein MNDKFVDQDPQETQEWIDALEAVVSFEGSDKAQHIIGSLIEKARVHGIDIPYSANTPYINTIAPEEQSNYPGDVGLERKLRALLRWNAMAMVTRANKTTSVGGHIASYASSCTLYEVGMNHFFKGPKHEQGADMVFFQGHTAPGMYARSFMEGRLEVDQLHNFRQEVDGNGLSSYPHPWLMQDYWQFPTVSMGLGPLMAIYQARFMKYMQARGLSETQGRKVWAFLGDGEMDEPESRGALQLAKRENLDNLIFVINCNLQRLDGPVRGNDKIIQELEGVFRGAGWNVIKVIWGSGWDRLLAKDTTGKLIERMGEVVDGEYQAYKAKDGAFVREHFFGKYPETAELVKDMTDDEIFRLTRGGHSPRKIYNAYKRATETQGQPTVILAKTIKGYGMGKYGEAANTAHQQKKLDQEGLKYFRDRFSVPVSDEELEKDIPFHRPDENSDIIKYMKERREALGGELPARQDNAEPLPVPELSAFKMLTEGTEDREMSTTMAFVRIISILLRDKKIGPRCVPIIPDEARTFGMEGLFRQVGIYDPAGQLYEPMDSDQLMWYKEAANGQVFQEGINEAGAMSNWIAAATAYANYGVSMVPFYIYYSMFGYQRIGDLAWAAGDSRARGFLMGGTAGRTTLEGEGLQHQDGHNLIQFDQVPNCISYDPTFAYEMAVIIRDGIRRMFHDKEDVYYYITCMNENYSHPAMPEGSEEGILKGLYSFKKSDAKHKNKVQLMGSGTIFREVIAAAEMLESEWDVAADIWAAPSFNLLRRDGIETARWNALHPTETQKLSYCEATLSGSEGPFIAATDYIRDYPNRIREYVPGEFYVLGTDGFGRSDTREQLRKFFEVDRYYVVVESLKALADAGSIKPDVVQKAIEKYGIDSEKPYPVHA from the coding sequence ATGAACGATAAGTTCGTTGATCAAGATCCACAAGAAACACAAGAGTGGATCGATGCATTAGAGGCGGTCGTCTCTTTCGAAGGCTCCGACAAGGCGCAACACATTATTGGCTCCTTGATCGAGAAAGCCCGTGTCCACGGAATCGACATTCCTTATTCCGCAAACACCCCTTACATCAACACCATTGCACCGGAAGAGCAAAGCAACTATCCGGGTGATGTTGGCCTGGAACGCAAACTCCGCGCCTTGTTGCGCTGGAATGCCATGGCAATGGTGACGCGTGCGAACAAAACCACCAGTGTCGGGGGGCATATCGCGTCTTATGCATCCAGCTGTACTTTGTATGAAGTCGGGATGAACCACTTCTTCAAAGGGCCAAAACACGAACAAGGTGCCGATATGGTGTTCTTCCAAGGGCACACCGCACCGGGGATGTACGCACGTTCGTTTATGGAAGGGCGTCTGGAGGTGGATCAACTGCATAACTTCCGTCAGGAAGTCGACGGCAACGGCTTATCGTCTTACCCTCACCCTTGGTTGATGCAAGATTACTGGCAGTTCCCAACCGTTTCCATGGGCTTGGGGCCTTTGATGGCCATTTACCAAGCACGTTTCATGAAATACATGCAAGCACGCGGCTTGTCCGAAACCCAAGGCCGTAAAGTCTGGGCGTTCCTGGGCGACGGTGAAATGGACGAACCGGAATCCCGTGGTGCTTTGCAGCTGGCCAAACGTGAAAACCTGGACAACCTTATTTTCGTCATCAACTGTAACCTTCAGCGTCTGGACGGACCGGTTCGAGGCAATGACAAAATCATTCAAGAACTGGAAGGGGTTTTCCGTGGTGCCGGTTGGAATGTTATTAAAGTCATTTGGGGCTCCGGCTGGGATCGTCTGTTGGCGAAAGACACCACCGGTAAACTGATCGAGCGTATGGGTGAAGTCGTGGACGGTGAGTACCAGGCTTACAAAGCCAAAGACGGTGCTTTCGTGCGCGAACACTTCTTCGGTAAATATCCGGAAACCGCCGAACTGGTCAAAGACATGACCGACGACGAAATTTTCCGTCTGACGCGCGGTGGCCACTCGCCACGTAAGATTTACAACGCTTACAAGCGCGCGACCGAAACACAAGGACAACCAACGGTCATCCTGGCGAAAACCATCAAAGGTTACGGGATGGGCAAATACGGTGAAGCGGCCAACACCGCTCACCAACAGAAAAAACTGGATCAGGAAGGGCTGAAATACTTCCGTGACCGTTTCTCGGTGCCGGTTTCCGACGAAGAACTGGAAAAAGACATTCCGTTCCACCGTCCGGACGAAAACTCCGACATCATCAAATACATGAAAGAACGCCGTGAAGCCTTAGGCGGTGAATTGCCAGCGCGTCAAGACAACGCCGAGCCTTTACCGGTTCCAGAATTGTCGGCGTTCAAAATGCTGACCGAAGGCACCGAAGATCGTGAAATGTCCACGACCATGGCGTTCGTTCGTATCATCTCCATCCTGTTGCGTGACAAGAAAATCGGGCCACGTTGTGTGCCGATTATTCCGGATGAAGCACGTACTTTCGGGATGGAAGGTCTGTTCCGTCAAGTTGGTATCTACGATCCGGCCGGACAGCTTTACGAGCCAATGGATTCCGACCAATTGATGTGGTACAAGGAAGCCGCCAACGGGCAAGTGTTCCAAGAAGGGATTAACGAAGCCGGCGCCATGTCCAACTGGATCGCGGCGGCCACCGCTTACGCCAACTACGGCGTGAGCATGGTGCCTTTCTATATTTACTACTCCATGTTCGGTTATCAGCGTATTGGTGACTTGGCGTGGGCGGCCGGGGATTCCCGCGCTCGTGGTTTCCTGATGGGCGGAACCGCCGGTCGTACCACGCTGGAAGGCGAAGGTTTGCAACACCAGGACGGCCATAACCTGATTCAATTCGACCAGGTTCCGAACTGTATTTCCTACGACCCGACCTTCGCTTACGAAATGGCGGTCATCATCCGTGACGGTATTCGTCGTATGTTCCATGATAAGGAAGACGTTTATTACTACATCACGTGCATGAACGAAAACTACTCGCATCCGGCCATGCCGGAAGGATCGGAAGAAGGCATTCTGAAAGGGCTGTACTCCTTCAAGAAATCCGATGCGAAGCACAAAAACAAAGTACAACTTATGGGCTCCGGCACCATCTTCCGCGAAGTCATTGCGGCGGCGGAAATGCTGGAATCCGAATGGGATGTCGCCGCGGATATCTGGGCGGCCCCAAGTTTCAACCTGTTGCGTCGCGACGGGATTGAAACCGCACGCTGGAATGCGTTGCACCCAACCGAGACACAAAAACTGTCTTACTGTGAAGCCACTTTATCTGGTTCGGAAGGGCCATTTATTGCGGCCACCGACTATATTCGCGATTACCCGAACCGTATCCGCGAATATGTTCCAGGTGAATTCTATGTACTCGGGACCGACGGCTTTGGACGTTCCGATACACGTGAACAACTGCGTAAGTTCTTCGAAGTGGACCGCTACTATGTTGTCGTGGAATCTTTGAAAGCGTTGGCCGATGCGGGCAGCATCAAGCCGGACGTTGTTCAGAAAGCAATTGAGAAATACGGGATTGATAGTGAAAAACCATACCCGGTTCATGCTTGA
- a CDS encoding RNA pyrophosphohydrolase — translation MIDEEGYRLNVGIIIVNKEGKLFWGKRLHQEAWQFPQGGVRENETPQQAVFRELREEVGLEPSDVRVLGRTQDWLSYDLPKHLIRHYSQPVCIGQKQIWFLLGMLSEEDKIDLNTHETPEFEGWSWVDYWLPVQNVVEFKQSVYQQALTELEEHLNTFWIKEHA, via the coding sequence GTGATTGATGAAGAGGGATACCGCTTAAATGTGGGTATCATTATCGTAAATAAAGAAGGAAAGCTGTTTTGGGGAAAACGCTTACACCAGGAAGCCTGGCAGTTTCCGCAAGGCGGGGTTCGTGAAAATGAAACGCCGCAGCAAGCTGTTTTCCGTGAATTGAGAGAAGAGGTTGGCTTGGAACCGTCCGATGTCCGAGTGCTTGGGCGTACACAGGATTGGTTGTCATACGACTTGCCAAAGCATTTGATCCGTCATTACAGCCAGCCGGTGTGCATCGGCCAAAAACAGATTTGGTTTTTGCTGGGCATGTTGAGCGAAGAGGACAAGATTGATTTGAACACCCATGAAACGCCGGAGTTCGAAGGTTGGAGTTGGGTAGACTACTGGTTGCCGGTGCAAAACGTAGTGGAGTTCAAACAATCGGTTTACCAGCAGGCGCTAACGGAGCTGGAAGAACACCTCAATACATTCTGGATCAAAGAACACGCTTAA
- the lpdA gene encoding dihydrolipoyl dehydrogenase, with protein MSKVVDILIPDIGDFAEVDVIEVLVAAGDEVIQDDSLLTLESDKATMEIPAPFAGKVTEVNISVGDKVKEGSVVGKIEIADEETVSSNVEESVTPDETPEEKAPEAPAAVAASDLPDADIQCEVLVLGSGPGGYTAAFRAADLGKKVVMIERYSSIGGVCLNVGCIPSKALLHMSVVLNETREMGAHGITFAEPEIDLNKMRDYKNSVIGKLTGGLSGLAKARNVDVVQGYGKFSSANTVTVELAEGGTQTIAFENAIIAAGSRVVKLPFIPHDDPRVMDSTDALELEEVPNRMLVIGGGIIGLEMAQVYDSLGANVTIVELADNIIPGADKDIVRPLLKQIKKKYENIYLGSKVTNVEATDAGLVVSFEGKGCPETDTFDRILVAVGRAPNGKLIDAEKAGVAVNDWGFIEVDERQKTNVDHIYAIGDIVGQPMLAHKAVHEGKVAAEVINGMPSAFTPMGIPSVAYTDPEVAWAGKTEDELKAEGIEYEKGAFPWAASGRSLSLGRDEGMTKALFCAETHRLLGCGIVGPNAGELVAEAMLAIEMGADMQDIGLTIHPHPTLSETLCFAAEMAEGTITDLMPPKKKK; from the coding sequence ATGAGTAAAGTAGTGGATATTCTCATTCCCGATATCGGTGATTTCGCTGAAGTAGACGTCATTGAAGTATTGGTCGCCGCCGGGGACGAAGTCATTCAGGACGATTCCTTGCTGACCTTGGAATCCGACAAAGCGACCATGGAAATCCCGGCGCCGTTCGCCGGTAAGGTGACCGAAGTCAATATCAGCGTCGGGGATAAGGTCAAGGAAGGTTCCGTCGTCGGGAAAATCGAAATCGCCGACGAAGAAACCGTTTCTTCCAATGTCGAAGAAAGCGTCACACCCGATGAAACCCCTGAAGAAAAAGCGCCGGAAGCGCCAGCGGCCGTCGCCGCCAGCGATTTGCCGGATGCCGATATTCAGTGCGAAGTCTTGGTGCTGGGCTCCGGCCCGGGTGGTTATACCGCCGCGTTCCGCGCCGCCGACTTGGGCAAAAAAGTGGTGATGATCGAGCGTTATTCCTCCATCGGCGGTGTGTGTTTGAACGTGGGTTGTATCCCATCCAAAGCCTTGTTGCACATGTCCGTGGTGTTGAACGAAACCCGCGAAATGGGCGCGCACGGCATCACCTTCGCCGAGCCGGAAATCGACCTCAACAAAATGCGCGATTACAAAAACTCCGTGATCGGTAAGTTGACCGGCGGTTTGTCAGGCCTGGCCAAAGCGCGTAATGTGGACGTGGTGCAAGGTTACGGCAAATTCAGCTCCGCCAACACCGTCACGGTCGAACTGGCCGAGGGCGGCACGCAAACCATCGCGTTTGAAAACGCCATTATCGCCGCCGGTTCCCGCGTGGTGAAACTGCCGTTTATTCCGCATGACGACCCGCGCGTGATGGATTCCACCGATGCGCTAGAACTGGAAGAAGTGCCGAATCGCATGCTGGTCATCGGCGGCGGCATCATCGGGCTGGAAATGGCGCAGGTGTACGATTCTTTGGGGGCGAATGTCACTATTGTGGAATTGGCCGACAACATCATTCCCGGCGCAGATAAAGACATCGTCCGTCCGCTGTTGAAGCAAATCAAAAAGAAATACGAAAACATCTACCTCGGTTCCAAGGTTACCAATGTGGAAGCCACGGACGCAGGCCTGGTGGTTTCTTTCGAAGGCAAAGGCTGCCCGGAAACCGATACGTTTGACCGCATTCTGGTCGCCGTCGGTCGTGCGCCGAACGGTAAGTTGATTGACGCCGAAAAAGCCGGTGTCGCTGTTAACGACTGGGGCTTTATCGAAGTGGACGAACGCCAAAAAACCAATGTGGACCACATCTACGCCATCGGCGACATCGTCGGGCAACCGATGTTGGCGCACAAAGCGGTGCATGAAGGCAAAGTGGCGGCGGAAGTCATTAACGGTATGCCAAGCGCCTTTACGCCAATGGGCATTCCGTCCGTCGCCTATACTGATCCGGAAGTCGCTTGGGCCGGTAAAACCGAAGACGAGTTGAAAGCCGAAGGCATCGAATACGAAAAAGGCGCTTTCCCTTGGGCCGCGTCTGGTCGTAGCTTGAGCCTCGGCCGTGACGAAGGCATGACCAAAGCCTTGTTCTGTGCCGAAACGCATCGCCTGTTAGGGTGTGGAATCGTCGGTCCGAACGCTGGTGAACTGGTCGCCGAAGCCATGCTCGCCATTGAAATGGGCGCCGACATGCAAGACATTGGTCTTACCATCCATCCGCACCCAACGCTCAGCGAAACACTCTGTTTCGCTGCGGAAATGGCGGAAGGCACGATTACAGACCTGATGCCACCGAAAAAGAAAAAATAG